In one window of Geotrypetes seraphini chromosome 3, aGeoSer1.1, whole genome shotgun sequence DNA:
- the LOC117357977 gene encoding LOW QUALITY PROTEIN: ras association domain-containing protein 4-like (The sequence of the model RefSeq protein was modified relative to this genomic sequence to represent the inferred CDS: inserted 1 base in 1 codon): MEDNGLNPYVKVSSSKSILKSELLSLLKTYNCYHEGKXFHLRPREEEGKLITEGLLNISWGLRWPIRLQMQDDNEIICLPSSGQWKADKSELNRCESKDRVKKSNNNNTVNSAISLKSDINSCEEEIPQLMRTKSDASFMVQKRTNARSPGEVQKIKRHRFSINGHFYNHKTSVFTPAYGSVTDVHVSSTMTTPQVLSLLLNKFRVENSPQEFALYLVHEYGERSKLKDTEFPLICRILHGPCEKIAKLFLMEADLGEEVPYDVAQYIKFEMLVLDSFAEKLKEEEEREITKLMLRFSALHLMIQQHLKKPVEDHV; this comes from the exons ATGGAAGATAATGGGCTAAATCCTTATGTAAAGGTCAGCAGCAGTAAAAGCATTCTGAAGTCTGAGCTATTGTCTCTCTTAAAAACATATAACTGTTACCATGAGGGAA GTTTCCATCTCAGACCCAGAGAGGAAGAAGGCAAGCTAATAACTGAAGGTCTTCTGAACATCTCTTGGGGGCTCAGATGGCCTATCAGACTTCAGATGCAGGATGATAATGAAATAATTTGTCTTCCCTCCTCTGGACAGTGGAAGGCAGATAAATCTGAATTAAATAGATGTGAAAGCAAGGACAGAGTGAAgaagtctaataataataatacagtaaacTCTGCAATAAGTCTGAAATCAGACATAAACTCCTGTGAAGAGGAGATTCCTCAGCTAATGCGAACAAAAAGTGATGCTAGTTTCATGGTACAAAAGAGAACTAATGCTCGCAGTCCTGGTGAAGTACAGAAGATAAAACGTCACCGATTTTCAATTAATGGTCACTTCTATAATCACAAGACATCTGTCTTTACACCAGCTTACGGTTCTGTAACCGATGTTCATGTCAGCAGCACCATGACTACACCTCAAGTGCTCAGTCTGCTGCTTAACAAATTCAGAGTTGAGAACAGCCCACAGGAATTTGCACTTTATTTGgttcatgaatatggtgaaaggtCAAAATTAAAAGATACAGAATTTCCTCTGATCTGCAGAATACTACATGGACCTTGTGAGAAGATAGCAAAATTATTTCTAATGGAGGCTGATCTGGGAGAAGAAGTGCCCTATGATGTTGCACAGTATATTAAGTTTGAAATGCTGGTGCTGGACAGTTTTGCTGAAAAGctgaaggaggaagaagagagagaaattaCCAAACTGATGTTGAGGTTCAGTGCTCTTCATTTAATGATACAGCAGCACTTGAAGAAACCTGTGGAAGATCACGTCTAA